The genomic interval TATGAAAATAAGCCTGTCCCGTCTTACAGCGATATTGATATGGCAGTCGATATTTATCCACAGGAGCGGAGTTTGTCATCACATGGCGTTGCAACGCTCACCAACAATAAGAGTTATTCCATCCCTGAATTTGTCATCTCTGTACAGCCAGGTATGCAAGTCCAGGATATTCGTATCGAAGGTGTCAAGCTAATAAAGTCCGATACTGCTCAGGGATTCTTCTTATTCAAACCCCATAAACCTCTGGCACCGGGAGCAGAAGTAACCATGCGATGGCACCTGAGCCGCCAGAACCGGGGCTTTACTAATGCTAACCCTGACATGGAGGTGGTGGAGAACGGTACCTTTGTAAGCAGTGAGAATATAATGCCCATACCCGGGTTTGATGATACACGAAAGCTTTCAGATAATGATTTACGTCGCAAATTTGGCCTTAGCGAAGCAGCCGGGCTTCCGGCGCTGAGTGATGCAAAATTTCTTGATAAGCTCATGTATGGGGTAGACAGCCGCTGTAATTTCCATATTATCGTGAGTACATCAGCAGATCAGGTAGCGGTAGCCCCCGGAAAATTAGTGCGCGAGTGGTTCTTGCAAGGCCGCCATTATTTTAAGTACGTTTCCGAGCGCCCAACCTGGCCAAAGTTTTACTTCACTTCGGCCAGGTATGCAATCGCCAGGGATAAATGGGCCAATGGTAAACAAGAAATAGATCTTGAAGTATATTATGACCCCAAACATAGCTTTAATGTCCAAGCAATGCTTGCTACCACCAAACGCTCACTGGACTACTTTACCCGGGAGTTTGCACCCTACCCTTATTCTCAGTTTAGAATGATGGAATATCCCCGTTACCGTATGGCTGCTCAGTCCTTTCCTGGTGGTGGAGTCGCTTATTCGGAGGCCATAGGATGGACCTCGGATCTATCTAGCTGGCACAATATTGATTATGCTACCATCCATGAACTTTCACATAAGTGGTGGGGAGATCAGGCTCCTGGGGCGAAAATGCAGGGCAGAGAAATGCTCAATGAAACCCTGGCGCAATATTCTACCCTGATGGTTTATAAACAATATGATGAGAAACATCCCGGTCCGGATCTGGTGAACAAGATCACAAATAAGCTGCAAAAGGATTATCTGCTTGCCCGTAGCCGGGATAAGAGAAAGGAACAACCGGTAGTATACACTAAAGACCAGGGCTATATTAGTTACAATAAGGGTGCTTTGGCCTTGTATGTATTGCAGGAGCAGATTGGGGAAGAAGCCGTGAACCGGGCTCTGCGCAGCTTTCTATCAAAGTTTGCTTTCAAGCCGGCTCCCTTTGCAACATCCAGGGATCTAATGAATGAACTGCGTGCTGTAGCAGGGAAAGAGCATCAGGATTTAATTACCGATCTATTTGAGAAGATCATGCTATACGAAATAAAGCTTACAGAGGCATCAGTAAGAAAGGTGGATGATGGCTATGAAGTGACTCTGTCGGTTTCTGCCCAGCAGTTCCAATCCTCTGATTTGGGCAAAGAAACGGAAGTTCCACTGCAAATGTGGTTCGATGTAGGACTGTTTTCCAATGCCGAGCAGTCTGCTGAAAATCAGATTCCCTTGTATCTTAAGAAGCATCTGCTCAAGAGTGGCACCAACACAATTATCATTATAGTCTCTAAAAAGCCAGCATTTGCAAGTATAGATCCCTTTTACAAAATAGCTGACAGGTTGCCTGATAACAATGGCCGAGTGATTGAAGAAAGGTAAAATTGTCTATACTTGAAGTATTGAAAAAGAGATAATTTCTATAACTTCATAATATAGATTTTCAATTCTCAATTGTAACAAATCAGCTTTATCCTAAACGATAGTATATTTCATCGTTTTTATTAGCTACCTTATTGCTTAATAAACCCGATGTTGCGTCTTATCTTCCAGATATAATCTGTTCTCCGGTTTGCAAAGAAGTTTGTTTATAAACAAAGGTCCTGTTGCCGGTCTTTCTACGGATGGTTGTAAAGTACATAGGCAGTGGCTGCGCATGGCTCCCCGTACCATTCATCAGCTGGTAATGAAGATGTGGCTCAAGTGTACTTCCCGAGTTACCTACTTTTCCTAGTTGCTGTCCTTGCTTGACCAACTGTCCTTCTTGCACCACTATTGTTACCTGTTGTAAATGTGCCAGCAGACTGACTTCTCCGTTTTCATGGTCAATCACTACATAATTTTCCGACAGCATCCACAAATTTCCTTTTACTCTGGCATAATCCAGGCCAATAGCGCCTGGTTGATTATCAATGACGGTATCGCATATAGCAATAACTTTTCCTGTGGCCGGTGCCTTTACAATAGCTCAATAACCAAACCAGTCTTCTTTTGTCTGGCCCTTATTTTTATAAAGCATTGTGTGTTCATCCACCGGGCACAGGTCTATAGCAGATAAGCCAGCGTTAGCTTGTATCCCTATCAGCGATGCCACCGGATGAGTCAGGTCAATCCTGCGGTGATGTGCATAAAAATCGTGTCCATCTTTTACAAGTACAGGCCCCGAAAGCGGGAAGGAAAGCGCCGTTCTGGAACTATAGTATACAGGCTTTATCTCTGTAATATGCTCAATAGCTTCTGTGCCGGCAGTACTGCTGAAGGTAAATGCATTATATAATAAACCTATCTGAACATCGGGTTCAAATTTATAAAAAGAATGATTAAACAAATTCAGCGTGCCACCCGGCAATACCTGCCGATGAGGCAGGGTATGAATACTAGGGCTTAAGCCAACTTCATTTAGTGTGGTAAGATTCCCGGAAACATCTACTGCCCTCAGCTGGAGGCGACGCAAGGTAAGGGTATCTGCCGTGATGTTTTTCAGATTAAAATCAAAGTGGATATACTGCCGGTGAGGGGTTTGCTCTATATACACCTGTGCCGGATATATACTTATCTTCTCCTGTGCCATGATATAAGAAACAAAGCTAAGAGAAACAGCCATGAAACATAGTAACCGGCTCATCGGATAGTTGCTAATTTAGCCATCATTTTATTTCTGTTTTGATTAGTTATCTAACCAGGTCTTTACTAATAGTTTCTCTTCTTGCTATACTTTTATATGCGGTGGTATATTATGTCTAAATTTTACAATGACCTCCTTAGAATGGGCAAAATTCATAATATAGTTATATCAGAGTTCTAACCACATAAGTCCAATTCTTAAATTAGAATCACATTCATATTAGATTACGATCAAGTTTTTGTTTGCTCTGGGTCACTCAGCTGGAGAGGTTACTTATTGTGCTTTTTCTCAAAAGGCGATTGATAAAGAGACAGTTGAGAATGTAAATAACAGATGTGCTGAAATCAATCTTCTTCACAAGAAATTGGTTGACAAAAATGTCCCTTTTCTTCTTACAATTATTGATACAAGAGTCGAATGGAAACCTAAGAAGGAATCCAAAGTTATAACAAATGTGAGTTATCAAAAAAGAGAGGTTAAATTAACTACTCCTTTACTGAAACTACCACTGATTGCAACTAGACCTAGGCTTCGAATAGATCTTTGTCCTTGTCTTCTCTCCAAAATCATGGAGCCTGACCACTACGCCACCCATGTTTTTAGTTCGCATTTCCCACCTCTTGTCAAGTTGGTATAAGAGGCAACAACTGTTGATGGAGGGTGGTGCCTCCCCCTCCATCAACAGTTGTTGCGCAAACGACACATTTTTAAAGGAAGCAGGAACTCTAAACAAACGTGCTTTATCTCTTCTTAATCTGACTAGGAGCTATCCCAAATTTCTTTTTGAAAGCTGTGCTGAAGTGTTGCGGGGAGGAGTACCCTAGATCGTAAGATAATTCACTGATGTTTTTCTGCTTTTCCAGCAGGGCTGCTTTGGCCATCTCCATGCGGTAGTCAGTCAGGTAACTGAACAGGCTCTGTTGGTAGAGCACTCTGAATCCTTTTTTCAGCTTACATTCGTTAATGCCCACAATTTT from Rhodocytophaga rosea carries:
- a CDS encoding M23 family metallopeptidase, with the protein product MLSENYVVIDHENGEVSLLAHLQQVTIVVQEGQLVKQGQQLGKVGNSGSTLEPHLHYQLMNGTGSHAQPLPMYFTTIRRKTGNRTFVYKQTSLQTGEQIISGR